The Leifsonia xyli genomic sequence CCCGCTCCAACGTGGTGGCCGCCGAGGCGAGCCTCTCCGTCGAGGTGCGCGCCGAGCGTCGCGCCGACCTCGTGGCCGTCCTCGACGCCATCGACCGCCGGGCGGCCGCACCCGCGGTCGCCGGGGCCGTGATCTCGGTGGTGCGGGACGACGTCTGCCCGCCGCTCGAAGCGGCATCCACCGGCCGGCTCCTGGCGCTCGCGCAGCAGCTCGGTGGCGAGCTCGGCCTCCCGCTCCGCGGCGCTGCGACCGGCGGGGCGTCCGACGCCAACTTCGTCGCAGCGGGCGGCATCCCGGTGCTCGACGGCGTCGGCCCGGTCGGGGGCGGCGACCACTCGCCGGCCGAGTGGCTGGATCTCGCAGGGGTGCCCGATCGGGTGGCGCTGCTCTGCGGACTGATCCTGCGCGGGGCGCGCGCGGGGACACCGTGAACAGCTCGTCCACGGCATCCACGGTGACCGGACCCGCTACTGTCGGAGCCGGAGGTGGAGGCATGTCGCAGCCCGGGGTGGCCGAGTCGATCCGGCAGCGGATGGGGGAGTGCTCGCCCGCCGAGCGCAAGGTCGCGCGCGTGCTGCTGGCCTCCTATCCGTCGGCCGGGTTCGAGACGGTGGCCCGGCTTGCCGAGCGGTCCGGGGTCAGTGGGCCCACGGTCGTCCGATTCGTCACGCGGCTCGGCTATACGGGGTTCCCGGACTTCCAGCGTGCGCTCCGCGAGGATCTGGACGAGCGGTCGGCGTCGCCGAGCACGATCTACGCGCGCGGCGAGGTCCCGGGCGATCCCCGCGTCGACCTCGTCGAGCGTGCCGCCGAGATCGCGGTCGGGACGCTGCAGCGAACGTTCGAGCGGCTGGTCCCTCACGATCTGGACCGCTCGATCGCCCTGCTCGCCGACGCCCGCCGCGTCTTCGTCGCGGGTGGACGCTACAGCGGACTGCTGGGTCAGCTGCTCGCGCAGCACCTGCAGCAGCTCCGCCCGGGGGTGTCCGTGCTCGCTCCCGAGCCGTCGGCGCGCGCCGCCCAGGCCGCGGATCTCACGCGGCACGATCTCCTCGTGGTCTTCGACTACCGGCGCTATGAGCCGCACCTCCTCGCCCTCGCCGCGCAGGCGCACCGCGATCACCTGCCGGTCATCCTCTTCACGGATGCCTGGCTGTCGCCGATCGCGTCCGATGCGGATGTGGTGCTGCCGAGCGAGACGGCGGCGCCGTCGCCGTTCGACGCCCTGACTCCCGTGCTCGCTCTGGTCGAGACGGTCGTGGCGGGAGTCCTGGAGCGACTGGGGAGCGTCGCGACGGAACGCATGGCCGCCACCGACCGCGTGGCGGATGAGCTCGGCCTGTACTGAGCGTCCGTGAGCGGCGGCGGCGGGTGCAGAATGCGGACATGAGCGAATCCGTCGTGCTCGTCACGGGCACCTCCTCCGGCATCGGTCTCGCGACCGCCGTCCATGCGGCGCAGCGGGGCTTCCGCGTCGTCGCGACCATGAGGGACACGGGGAGGGCCGGTCCCTTGCGGGCGGCGTCCGAGGCGGCGGGGGTGGAGCCCGACATCCACGCCCTGGATGTGACCGATCCGGACTCGATCGAGGCCTGCTTCGCGTACCTGCGGTCGACGTACGGCCGTCTCGACGCCGTGGTGAACAACGCCGGCGCCGGCCACCTCGGCAGCATCGAGGTCGAGTCCCTTGCGGCCGTCCGCTCGGTGATGGAGGTCAACTTCTTCGGCGTCGTCGCGGTGACCAAGGCCGCACTGCCCCTCCTGCGGGAGGCCGGCGGTCGGCTCATCACCGTCTCGAGCGTCGGCGGCGTCGTCGGGCAGCCTTTCAACGAGGCGTACTGCGCAGCGAAGTTCGCCGTCGAAGGCTTCATGGAGTCGCTGGCGCCCGTCGCGTCCGCCCTGGGAGTGCGGGTGACGGTCGTGGAGCCGGGAGCCGTGAGCACGGAGTTCGTCTCGAACGTGCAGGCGCAGGAGCCGCTGCCGGTGCAGGGGACTCCGTATGCCGGCCTCCTGGACGCGTACCTCGCCCGGACCGCCGCCGCCTTCGATCCCGCTGCCGCTCAGACCGCCGACGGCGTGGCCGAGGCGATCGTCGCGGCCCTGGCCGACCCGGATCCGGCTGCTCGCATCCAGACGTCCGAGGCGGCCCGGAAGTTCGCGGGCATCAAGCTGAGCGATCTGGACGGCTCGCACGTGCAGAACGTCACCCGCCATTGGATCGCCGGAGCCTGAATCAGCCGGCCGTGCCCCCGGACGGCTGATCAGCCCGAGCGGGTCCGGGGTCTGATCTAGGCTGACGGCATGGCGGGAGGGGCAGCGGATCACCGGAGCGTCGCCGCTCGGGTCTTCGCGATCGCCGACGCCTTCGAGCGTGGCGACGAGCTCACGCTGAGCGAGGTGTCCCGCCGCGCCGCCCTGCCGGTCTCGACGACGCACCGACTGCTGTCCGAGTGGGTCGACTGGGGTGGTCTGGTCCGCGGGAGGACGGCCGCTACCGCGTCGGCATCCGGCTCTGGCGACTCGGCGCTCGACAGCCGACTGCGCGGCGGCTGCGCGAGGTGGCGCGCCCGTACCTGGACGATCTTTTGGAGGCGACGGGGGAGCACGTCCACCTCGCGATCCGGGACGGCCTCGGCGCGGTCTACCTGGATCGTCTCTCCGGTCGCGGCGCCGTCCCGGTCATCAGCGACGTCGGCACCGAGCTGCCCTTGCACGCGACGGGCGTGGGGCTGGTGCTGCTCGCGCACTCGCGGCCCGAGGTCTTCGACGCGGTCGTCGCCGCCGGACCGCGGAAGTTCCTGCCCAACACGATGACGGGCGAACGGGAACTGCGGTCGCGCCTGGCGGAGATCCGGGCGACCGGCCTCTCGGTCACGGTCGAGGAGCTGACGCGCGGCGCGTTCTCCGTCGCGGCGCCGATCCGGGATGCGGGCGGCGAGGTCGTCGCGGCGGTCTCGATCATCGCGCACGCGGAGCGCAAGGACGAGCCGCAATTCGCGCTGGGCGTGCGAATGGCGGCCCGCGGGATCACGGACGCCCTGCGGTCGGCCGCGCCGTAGGGGACGGGATTCGTCTTCCACTGGACGGAAACCCGTCCGCGCACGCCTCCCGGCGCGGCGAGCATGGACACACCTTCCCGACGTCGTGAGAGGCAGAGCATGCGCACCCAGGTCGCCATCGTCGGAGCGGGTCCCGCGGGGCTCCTCCTCGGCCACATCCTGCGCCGTGCGGGCATCGACTTCGTCATCCTCGAGCAGAAGAGCCGCGAGTACGTGCTCGGGCGCATCCGCGCCGGGGTGCTCGAGCAGGGCTCCGTCGACATCCTGCGCGACCTCGGGCTCGATGCCGACCTGGAGGCGCGCGGACTCACCCATCACGGCATCTACCTGCAGTACGAGGGCACGCGTCATCACCTCGACTTCGTGGACCTGGTCGGCCGCACGGTCACCGTCTACGGCCAGCAGGCCCTCGTGGCGCACCTGCTGGCGGAGCACGACCGTCTCGGCTCCGACGTCCGCTTCGAGGTGGAGGGCGTGAGCCCCCGCGATATCGACACCGACGCGCCGTACCTCCTCACGGGCGACGGCGAGCGCATCGACTGCGACCTCGTCGTCGGCGCGGACGGCTACCACGGCGTCTGCCGTCCGGCCATTCCCGGCGTCACCGCGCTGGAGCGCGGCTACCCGTACGCCTGGCTCGGCATCCTGGCCGATGTGGCGCCGTCGACCGACGACCTGATCTACGCGCTGCATCCCGACGGCTTCGCCATGCATTCCATGCGTTCGCCGCAGGTGTCGCGGCTCTACCTCCAGGTGGATCCGTCGGAGACCATCGACGAGTGGTCAGACGACCGGATCTGGGACCAGCTCCAGAACCGGCTCGGCGTCGACGGCTGGACGCTGTACGAGGGGACGATCACGGAGAAGTCGATCACGCCGATGCGCAGCTTCGTCGCCTCGACGCTCCAATACGGGCGGCTGTTCCTGGCGGGCGACGCGGGCCACATCGTGCCGCCGACCGGCGCCAAGGGGCTCAACTCCGCCATCGCCGACGTCACCCTTCTCGGCCGGTCCATCGCCGCGTCCTACCGGGGTGACCCGTCCCTCCTGGCCCGCTACAGCGCGGCGGCCCTGGCCCGGCAGTGGAAGGTGCAGCAGTTCTCGCAGTGGATGACGGAGATGCTGCACGTGCACCGGGAGATCGAGGATGCGTCGACCCGCGCCTTCCGGTACCGCAGCCAGGTGGGGCAGCTGGAGTACACGACCGGGTCCCGTCACGCTCAGGCGGCGCTCGCCGAGCAGTACGCGGGCCTTCCCTTCTGAGGTGGAACGATGACCGAAGCGACCC encodes the following:
- a CDS encoding RpiR family transcriptional regulator gives rise to the protein MSQPGVAESIRQRMGECSPAERKVARVLLASYPSAGFETVARLAERSGVSGPTVVRFVTRLGYTGFPDFQRALREDLDERSASPSTIYARGEVPGDPRVDLVERAAEIAVGTLQRTFERLVPHDLDRSIALLADARRVFVAGGRYSGLLGQLLAQHLQQLRPGVSVLAPEPSARAAQAADLTRHDLLVVFDYRRYEPHLLALAAQAHRDHLPVILFTDAWLSPIASDADVVLPSETAAPSPFDALTPVLALVETVVAGVLERLGSVATERMAATDRVADELGLY
- a CDS encoding short-chain dehydrogenase — its product is MSESVVLVTGTSSGIGLATAVHAAQRGFRVVATMRDTGRAGPLRAASEAAGVEPDIHALDVTDPDSIEACFAYLRSTYGRLDAVVNNAGAGHLGSIEVESLAAVRSVMEVNFFGVVAVTKAALPLLREAGGRLITVSSVGGVVGQPFNEAYCAAKFAVEGFMESLAPVASALGVRVTVVEPGAVSTEFVSNVQAQEPLPVQGTPYAGLLDAYLARTAAAFDPAAAQTADGVAEAIVAALADPDPAARIQTSEAARKFAGIKLSDLDGSHVQNVTRHWIAGA
- a CDS encoding 4-hydroxybenzoate 3-monooxygenase (catalyzes the formation of protocatechuate from 4-hydroxybenzoate); this translates as MRTQVAIVGAGPAGLLLGHILRRAGIDFVILEQKSREYVLGRIRAGVLEQGSVDILRDLGLDADLEARGLTHHGIYLQYEGTRHHLDFVDLVGRTVTVYGQQALVAHLLAEHDRLGSDVRFEVEGVSPRDIDTDAPYLLTGDGERIDCDLVVGADGYHGVCRPAIPGVTALERGYPYAWLGILADVAPSTDDLIYALHPDGFAMHSMRSPQVSRLYLQVDPSETIDEWSDDRIWDQLQNRLGVDGWTLYEGTITEKSITPMRSFVASTLQYGRLFLAGDAGHIVPPTGAKGLNSAIADVTLLGRSIAASYRGDPSLLARYSAAALARQWKVQQFSQWMTEMLHVHREIEDASTRAFRYRSQVGQLEYTTGSRHAQAALAEQYAGLPF